In one Juglans regia cultivar Chandler chromosome 11, Walnut 2.0, whole genome shotgun sequence genomic region, the following are encoded:
- the LOC108999320 gene encoding peroxidase 72-like gives MSQFTNLFLVLSLFAFAPLCCFSSKNHGGYLYPQFYDHSCPKAQQIVKSIVAKAVAKEARMAASLLRLHFHDCFVQGCDASLLLDSNGSIVSEKRSNPNRNSARGFEVLDEIKSALEDECPHTVSCADIVALAARDSTVLSGGPSWDVSLGRRDSRIASLSGSNNNIPAPNNTFQTILTKFLGQGLNVVDLVALSGSHTIGNARCTSFKQRLYNQSGNGLPDSTFDQSYAAKLRTRCPRSGGDQNLFFLDFLSPTKFDNSYFKNLLYFKGLLSSDQVLLTKKEASIELVKTFSENNELFFEQFAQSMIKMGNISPLTGSRGEIRKNCRKINS, from the exons ATGTCTCAGTTTACGAACCTTTTCttagttctctctctttttgccTTTGCTCCCCTTTGCTGCTTCTCTAGCAAGAACCATGGGGGCTACCTCTACCCACAGTTTTATGATCACTCCTGCCCGAAAGCTCAACAAATTGTGAAGTCCATAGTGGCCAAGGCTGTGGCCAAAGAAGCTCGCATGGCGGCTTCATTGCTTAGGCTCCATTTCCACGACTGTTTTGTCCAG GGCTGCGATGCATCCCTATTGTTGGACAGCAACGGAAGCATAGTCAGTGAGAAGAGGTCGAACCCAAACAGGAACTCTGCTCGAGGGTTTGAAGTTCTGGACGAGATAAAATCTGCTTTGGAGGACGAGTGCCCACATACAGTATCTTGTGCTGATATTGTGGCTCTAGCTGCTAGAGACTCCACTGTTCTA AGTGGTGGACCCAGCTGGGACGTTTCATTAGGAAGAAGGGACTCCAGAATTGCAAGCTTGAGTGGCTCAAATAACAACATCCCTGCTCCAAACAACACATTCCAGACTATCCTCACCAAGTTCCTGGGACAAGGACTTAATGTCGTTGATCTTGTTGCGCTATCCG GGAGCCACACGATAGGAAATGCCCGTTGCACCAGCTTCAAGCAGAGACTCTACAACCAGTCAGGCAATGGGCTACCCGACAGCACATTTGATCAATCGTATGCTGCCAAATTGAGAACCAGATGCCCGAGATCAGGTGGTGATCAGAACCTGTTTTTCTTGGACTTTCTCAGCCCAACAAAATTTGACAACAGCTATTTCAAGAACTTGTTGTATTTTAAAGGCCTTCTAAGCTCTGATCAAGTTCTTCTCACAAAGAAGGAAGCATCCATAGAATTGGTGAAgacattttcagaaaacaaCGAGCTGTTCTTCGAGCAGTTTGCCCAGTCCATGATTAAGATGGGAAATATTTCTCCATTGACAGGCTCGAGGGGAGAGATTAGAAAGAATTGCAGGAAGATTAACTCCTGA